Below is a window of Bacteroidota bacterium DNA.
CCCGCATTACGCATGAGCACGCTCGCGGTGAAACTCGTGTGAGGAATTTTTGCCATCGCAGCAAGGTCAACACTCAATCCATTCGCTTTCCACAAATATAAATTCGACTGGATGAAGCGAAGATTTCCACCAATGGTAAAAATGCTATCGATCTGGCGACTGTACATCGCATTGATCCCATATTCCCCTGCTTTGAATTCTCCGATCTGTGCGCCGGTATTATCCGTCTCGTGAAAATTTCCGTAATCTATTCTCGTTGCATTCAAACCAAACGTTCCTACTTTATCTACATGATAAGCAAATGCGGCATAACCATATTTGATATCGGAAATATAATCGGTAAAACTCAGCGCCATTTGTCCGCTCATCGAGGAATTGAGCAAAGACGGATTCCATGTAGCAAGATTGATATCGTTATCATTGATGGCAACTGCTCTTCCGCCGAGTGCAGCCGCGCGCGCCGACATAGGAAGATCGAGCGAAGCAAAAGCATAGCTGCCACCGATCTGGGCAAAGGAATTTGTTGCAAGAAAAAAAGTGAAGAGAAAGAAATAATATTTTCGCAGCATGGAGGTTAAAGATAGGAAATACGAACCGGTTGTAAAACGGAGAAAGTGGAGAGATATTGCGTTCGTTACGGAAAAAATTCATTGCTCCAAATTCTCAAGGTAAAAAGCGGCAGCCAATTTTTCTTCATCAGTTTTCGTCAACCAGTACGAACGGTTACTTCCCTTTTTTTCATGAGAAGTTGCACGAAAAGCGGTTCTGTCTAATTTGAAATCCATGCTTCAAAATTAAGGGGATCTCTAATAACTAATTTTTTTGCCACTAAGGCACCAAGACACAAAGATTAATAAAGTTTTTCTCTTAGTGTTTCTTAGTGCCCTTGTGCCTTTGTGGCGATATGTTTTTTTTTAATAATTAAGTTTTTAGAGATACTCTTAAGAAATTCACTCCACGCTCTTCAGATTCGATTCCTTCTCTTCCCCGTCCGAACGGCTCGTCCTTGCGGGAGGCAATTTCAGATCGAGCGGATTTTTCACTTTCTCTTTTAGCAAAGCATATTGCAGCACCTCGATCATTCTTTCCACGTAATGCACGCTCAGCCCTTTTAAATATTCTGCTTTTATCTCTTCCACATCTTTCCGGTTCTCTTCACAGAGAATGACTTCTTTTATTCCTGCGCGTTTTGCTGCAAGAATTTTTTCACGTATGCCTCCCACCGCGAGCACGCGCCCGCGTAAAGTAATTTCACCGGTCATCGCGAGATTTTTTTTCACTTTGCGTTGTGTGAATGCCGATGCAATTGCGGTAAGCATGGCGATCCCTGCACTCGGCCCGTCTTTCGGTGTTGCTCCTTCGGGCACGTGAATGTGAACATTCCAGTGATCGAATAATTCTGTGTCAATCCCGAAAAGTTCTCCGTGCGCACGCAGGTACTCGAGCGCGATCACCGCCGATTCTTTCATCACCTCACCGAGATTTCCTGTCAAGGTGAATTTTCCTTTTCCTTTGCTTAGCGAAGTTTCAATGAAAAGAATATCTCCGCCTACGGGCGTCCACGCGAGCCCTGTTACCACTCCTGCCACATCATTTCCCTGGTAACGGTCTTTCTCATGCGCAGGCCCGAGAATTTTCTGCAGATCATCGATCGCAGGTTTGTTCTTATAAGAATTCTCCATCGCAATATTCTTCGCCGCATAACGAACCATTTTCCCTATTTGTTTTTCCATGGCGCGCACACCCGACTCGCGCGTATAATTTTCAATGATGTATTCGAGAATGGAATTGGAAAAAGCGATCTGGCTTTTTTTCACGCCGTGTTCTTCGAGTTGTTTCGGAATAAGATGATGGCGCGCTATCTCAAGTTTTTCTTCCGTGGTGTAACCCGGAACTTCAATGATCTCGAGACGATCGCGTAATGCAGGTTGAATTGTTGAAAGCGAATTTGCAGTAGCGATGAACATCACTTTCGAAAGATCAAAATCGAGTTCAATATAATTGTCGTAAAAAGTATGGTTCTGTTCCGGGTCGAGTACTTCCAGCAATGCAGAAGAAGGATCTCCATGCCAGTCGTTGCCCACTTTATCTAGTTCATCGAGAACGAAAACAGGATTCGCACTTGCCGCTTTTTTTATGTTCTGCATGATCCGGCCCGGAAGTGCGCCGATGTAAGTTTTACGGTGTCCGCGGATCTCCGATTCATCTTTGAGTCCGCCGAGCGACATGCGCACATATTTTCTTCCGAGCGCTTCCGCAATAGATTTTCCCAATGAAGTTTTTCCAACGCCGGGAGGCCCATAAAGACAGAGAATAGGCGCCTTCATATTTCCTTTCAGTTTAAGAACCGCGAGGTGTTCGAGAATTCTTTCTTTTACTTTTTCCATTCCGAAATGATCGCGGTCAAGTATCTGCTGTGCTTTTCTGAGATCAAATGAATCTTGTGTGTATTCATTCCACGGAATATCAAGCAGCAATTCGAGATAATTCATCTGCACGGAATGTTCCGCCGCATTCGGATTCATGCGTTCGAGTTTGGAAAGTTCTTTCTGGAAAACATCGCCTACTTCCTTGCTCCACTTTTTATTTTTTGCGCGTTCGTGGATCTCTTTCAGTTCCTGTTCCATTGGCGAACCGCCGAGTTCTTCCTGGATGGTTTTCATCTGTTGCTGCAGGAAATATTCCCGCTGCTGTTTATCAATATCCACTTTCACTTTCGACTGGATCTGGTTTTTCAGTTCCAGCATCTGCATTTCTTTCGTCAGCAAAGTGAGCACCTGTGTTGCGCATCTTTTGAGATCGGCCATCTCCAGCACTTCCTGTTTTTCTTTTACCGTTGCATTGAGATTGGAAGAAATAAAATTGATAAGGAAAGATGTGCTCTCTATATTTTTCAATGCAACATTCGCTTCCTGCGGAATATGCGGATTAAGACGGATGATGCGCGAGGCGGTATCTTTCACTGAACCAATGATGGCGCTGAACTCAGAATCATTTTTCTTCGGAAGCAATTCAATGAGCGGAGTGATCTTTGCTTTCAGGTAAGGCGCCGTTTGAATCGCTTCTCCAATGACGAAGCGGCGTTTTCCCTGCATGATCACCGTGGTATTTCCATCGGGCATGCGCAACATTTTTATGATGAAGGCAACCGTTCCCACTTTATTGAGATCTTCAATTCCCGGATCTTCCACTGCATCATTTTTCTGCGCAACAACACCGATCGTTTTATTTCCCTTGTAAGCATCTTTGATAAGGCGAATAGATTTATCGCGGCCCACCGTTATCGGGATGACCACACCGGGAAACAAAACCGTATTTCGCAAGGGAAGTATTGCAATTTCTTCGGGCAAAGTCTCACTGTTCATCTGCTCTTCATCTTCCGGACTCATCAGCGGGATGAATTCCGTTTCATCATCTGCCAGGTTGTTCATGTGAATGTCTTCAAAAAATATACGGTTGTTCATAGGATGGTCATTTTGTCAGAGAAATTAAATGTGCTGATCTTATTTGCTTTCCGGGTTCTTATTTTACCAATGAAAAATCACTATCAGCACTTACTCTCCATTTCAATCGTCAACTCCTGTGCCATGCGCAAATACATGACTTAATGTCAAAAAAAAAACTCAATGTTGTTTTTTTCGGAGTGAAGCAGTACTTCTGAAAACTTCGCGAAGCATTTCTTTTTCCCCGGCAGTAAGTTCCATTTTCCTCCGCGCACGCATACGCGCAATGGATTCAAAAGATTTTTCCGGTTCATAATCGGTGAATCCTTCCATTCCTCCCCAACTAAAATCGGGAATGAATTTTTGCGGGAAACCGCCGCCGAAAACATTCGAGCAAACACCAACAACAGTTCCTGTGTTGAACATGGTATTGATGCCGCATCTCGAATGATCGCCCATGATGAGTCCATGAAACTGCATGCCCGTATCTTCCAATCCGCTGATCGCATAATTGTAAACAGAAATATTTCCGTAATTATTTTTCAGATTGGAACAATTCGTGTCGGCGCCAAGGTTGCACCATTCCCCGATCACGCTGTTGCCAATGAACCCTTCATGCGCTTTGTTACTGTTCCCGAAAAAAACAGAGTTCGATATTTCTCCTCCCACTTTGCAACTGTTTCCTATTGTAGTGTCGCCGTAAATTCTTGTTCCCATTTTTATGACCACATTATTTCCTATGGCAAGCGGCCCGCGCAAGAGCGAACCTTCCATGATCTCTGCGTTTTCTCCAATGAAGATCGGCCCGTTCGTGGTATTGAAAATACAGCACTCTGCGTTTACATTTTTTCCGGCAAGCACAGCATGTGTTCCGATAACACGATTGGTAGATGAGATTTTTTCGCTGTGCATGCCGCGCATTAATTCTATATCCTGAAGAATTGCTTTCCCGTTGTGAGAAAAAATATCGTGAAGCCGGTGAATGATGATACAGGGCGAATCTGTTCGTCTTACACTTACATTTTCATCGAGATGATCTTTCGCTGCAATGCGAATTCGATCCGTGGAATTACCATTGTTGAGTGCGATGACGGTTTCTCCTTTTACGATCGCTTCTTTTTGTTTCAATGCAAGAATTTCCACTACCAGTTCAGGCGAAGGAAGCACGCGCGAATTGATCCAGATATTCTGAAGGGAAGGATCGGGCGAAAATTTCCATTGAAATTTTTCGAGATGATCTGCCGTAGAAGTTGAGGATCCCGCCTGCAGCCATTTTTCCCATTTTTCACGAATCGTAAATATTCCTACGCGGAAATCGGCAACCGGCCTCGTGGTGGAAAGCGGTTGAAGATGAGAACGGAAATCATCATCAAAAAGAATAATTTTCAGCGAGGGCATAAATCGGAATTTCGGGAAAGGATTGTTTTTTCAAAGTTCAAAAAAAATCCCCCCGCTCAGTGCGGAGGGACGGTAATAAATTGAGAAAGAATGTTACTTCTTTTTCTCGTACCGGCTGCGGAATTTGTCGATGCGGCCGGCAGTATCCACCAGTTTCATCTTTCCGGTATAGAAAGGATGTGATGTATTCGAGATCTCGAGTTTTACAACAGGATATTCTTTCCCGTCTTCCCAAACGATGGTATCTTTTGTTTCAGCAGTTGAACGTGTGAGAAACGTGTAATCGTTCGACATGTCCTTGAACACAACGAAGCGATAATTTTCCGGATGGATTCCTTCTTTCATGACTTTGTTTTTATTTCCGTATCACGTACGGGGCGACAAAGATAGAAATTGTTGCGTTTGTTGCAAAAGTTCGACAGAAACCAAATTATTAATATGGTATAAATAATTGAAAAACAATTACTTATTAGTTTTTTATTAATTTGTTGATCGAAGTTCCGTTTTCAGTTTTCAGCGTCACGAAATAAATGCCGCCCGCCAAACCTGATACATCAATATTCTCCTTCAATTCTGCGGATGAAGAAATATTTCTGGTCATTACAGTTTGTCCAAGCTGATCCGTGATCACGATCAGTGATTCTGTTGGTGAAGAAAATTCTGCTGTGGCTGTGAAATTATTTTCTGCCGGATCGGGGAACAGATCAAAATTTGTGACCGCATTATTGACATTCATACCGGCGGTGAATGCTACGGTAACCATCTGGCAAGCGGTGCAACCATTGGCGTCGGTAACACAAACTGTATAGTTTCCCACGCAAAGCCCCGTGGCATTCGGCCCCGTTCCTCCTGAAGGAGACCACATGTAGGTATAGGGCGGTGTTCCTCCTGAAGCTGTGGCGGCACCGGTTCCATCGCAGCAGGAACTGCAGCTTGCGGGCATGGTTGTGGCAAAAACAGAAAGAACAGGAGGTTGTGTTATAGTACAACTTGCAGTAGAAGTGCATCCGACAGCATCAACGACTGTTACGGTATAGCCGCCGGCACAAAGTCCCGTTACGTTTTGGGTGGTCATTCCGCCTGGCGACCACAGATAAGTGTATGGAGAAGTGCCGACCGGGAATGCAGTGGCAGAACCCGTACACATTCCATTGCAAAGGATGTTGGTGAATTGAATTTGTGTGAAGCATTGCGCGCTGATAAAAAAGGGCAAAGCAACTCCGAGAAAAAGCAGGTAGATTTTTTTCATAAGTGGGATTTTTAGTGAATAGCCAATACTAATTTAGTGATTTCCGTTCACCCCGAACAATAATTCAATGGGAAACACGTCTTAAAAGCGATTCAGTAACTTTACCGCATGCGGCATTTTTTCACTGCAGTTTTCTTCATCTTTTTTCTTCTTTCACTCGGAACAGGATGCCGCAGAGATCCTATTGACACGAACTCCGATGCGAAACTGGAATTCTCCGAGGACACGATCGTGTTCGATACCGTTTTCACTACTGTAGGTTCTGCCACCAGGCATTTCATCGTTCACAACAACAATCGCAAATCGATAAAAATTTCCTCAATAAGAATGGCAGGAGGATCCACCTCTTTTTTTCGTATGAATGTTGATGGCACACCTTGTATTTCCACTGGCGATATTGAGATCCGCGGTGGTGACAGCATGTATGTTTTTGTAGATGTGACTATCGATCCGAATAATTCCAATTCACCGTTGATGGTGGAAGATTCAATTATTTTTCAAACAAATGGCAATGATCAGAAAGTAGTGTTGAATGCGGTGGGACAGGACGCCTATTTTCATTATAGGGAAACGCTGAATTGCAATGAAACCTGGACGAATGATAAACCACACGTGATCTACGATTGGGCCATTGTTCCTTCCTGTTGTTCGCTCACCATGCAGCCGGGTACGCGCGTGTACGTGCACAAGAATGGAATTCTCGCTGTGGATTCGTGTGCGAGTTTGAAAATACTCGGAGCTTTTGGAAATCCTGTTACGGTGCAAGGCGATCGCCTGGAAGCTGATTATGAGGAAGAGCCGGGCCAATGGGGATTCATCTGGCTCTCGGGCGGAAGTGTGAATAATGTGATCGATTGGGCGGTGATAAAAAATTCAAGCACAGGAATTCTTTGCGATACATTGGGAAATTCGCCGAATCCTACACTCACCATTTCCAATACAAAGATCCGCAACATGGCCGACTATGGAATTTTCGGTGAAGCCGGAACGTGGATAGAAGGATACAATGTGCAGATCACGAATTGCGCCGATTATGAATTTGCAATTGCATTCGGAGGAAAATGTAAAATGAGTCATTGCACTTTCGGAAATTACTGGGACATCACTTCACGAACTTCACCCTGCGTGGTGCTGAATAATGCAATTCACATTGATGAAACTACTGTTGTTCCGCGCGATCTTACCCAAGCCGATTTTCTGAATTGTATTATTTACGGTCCGCTCGATAATGAGATCGGTTTGGATTCCACAGTTATTCCCGGCCACCAGTTCAATTATTTATTTTCTCATTGTCTTGTGCGCACAAACCTCAACGTGTCGGACCTTAATCACTGGCAGAATAATATTTACAATCTGAATCCTGCATTCCATGATGTGACGATAAGTGATATGCACATTGATGCCGGTTCTGCAGCGCGCAACATAGGCGATCCGGCTGTTGGACTTTTATTTCCGAATGATCTTGATAATATGCCGAGAAATATTTCCGGCAACCCGGATGCGGGAGCGCTGGAAGGGCAGTAAAATCCGGAATTCTTTCCCGGTAGCAAAAAAAAATCATTTTCAAATGATTAAAACCGACTTCATCCGGAATGAAGAATAAGTTTGCGGAAAAATAATTTCATGCGGTTTATTTTTCCTCTTCTCATTTCATTCTTCGTTCTGGCTGCAACACTTTATTCTTCCTGCGAGAATTCAGAAGCCACCAGTCCTTCGCCCGATCACAACACACTTTTATTGAAACATTATCTCGAAGATAATTTCGGTGACAGTATTCCGCAGGCAACGCATTATTTCATCATGGTGTGCAAAAAAGGATCGCGCGAACAGGTGGCAAAAAAACTGGATCACATCAACCGCCTTTTCATTCATATTCCCCGTTCAGAATATTCTGCTTTCATCAGTACCAATATGCCGGTGAATGATTCTGTTCTGCCGCTTTGTGCGTCACAAACGGATTGGGATGCTTCCATAGAAAAACTGGAATTGCTTTATTCATCCGTTACGCTGATCAAAACAAAAAACGGGCGTATCGTTAACAAGGACGACATGCTTGACCAGGATGAAAATTACTGGAAGAACTTTATGAAATGATCAGAAGAAACTCCTGCTCGCATCGCGCGTATTCACGTCATGATAGATGCCCGTGTAAATGAGCATGAATTCAAGAGCGCCGATCCCGCGGCTTGCCACTGTCAATTGCGAAACATTCATATCATAATTGAATGCAGCTCCAACAGGGCCGATATCCAACCGGATGTATCCGGAAGCTGCATCGCCCAGGCGATACATTCCTCCAATAGAAAGAAATTTTGCCGACTGATAATTCGTGTAGTGCGAACGCTCCGTTAATTGATATTTCACTCCTAATCCTGCGTTGATCATCATGGCCGGGCCCTGCCGCACAAAAAGTAACGAAGGAATAAGCCATGCGTTTGAATTTTCACCGAGCGCGATCTCGGCATTCCAGTGTGCAGCAAATTTCATATACAATTTATCTTTCGAACCGATAAAATCTATTTCCGGTTTACTCAGGTGAGAAACGGAAAGTCCCGTACTCATTTTAAAACGTGCATTCTTCACCGTAGTGAACGCAACTCCTGTTCCGTAATCGAAAAAGAGATAATGATCGTTCGGCGTAAGTGTTTCTCCGTTAGGTGCAGTTGGATCATAAACAAAATTCACATTGTCCCATTGCGTGTCCCATTTCTGTCCGTTCATCATGATGCTGCGCTGCACTGCGCCAATCTGGAATCCGAATGAAAAAAATGATGCGCCTGTTCCGTCAAACGATTTGTTGTAGGAAAAAATTCCATTGAACAGATTATTCTTCAGACTCGTGCTTCCTGCTTTGTCCACATTCACATTGAAACCCACTGCAAAAAAATCAGGGCTGGATTTTTTCTTGTCCTTCTTCGGCAACGGGGCGTCAATTCCGAATGAATAGGTGGTGTAAGGTTTGGATATCGTGTTCCATTGGGTACGATAATTATTGATCACTCTCATATCGCCGGTAAAATTTCCGCACAACGCCGGGTTTAACGTAAGCGGCGCCATCGTGTACATGGAATAATGAAGATCCTGCGAGAATAATATTCCGCCGGAAAAAGAAAATGCGATGAACATAAATATTTTTTTCATTTTCCCATTCCTGTTTTATCTGACGAGTGAAACATCTCCTTTTAAAACCTGGCTCGTGTTATTGTAAAAATCGGCTTTTACATAGTAAACATAAATTCCTGAATTCATTGGCTCTCCCCTGAAACTTCCATCCCAACCGTCATCGATCTTCATACTTTCAAAAACTTTTTCGCCGAAACGATCATACACCACGAAATCGAGCAACTTTATTCCGGCACCGCGCACATACAACACATCGTTCGATCCATCGCCATTCGGAGAAAATGCAGTAGGAATAAAAATAGCATAGGCAACTTCCACATTCACGGTCACCGTATCTGTTGCTGTACATCCATTCGCATCTGTGAAAGTAACGGTGTATGTTGTAGTAACTGTAGGACTCGCAACAGGATTCGGAATGTTGGCATCACTCAATCCTGTAGGCGGACTCCACGAATAACTTCCTGCTCCACCTGTCGCACTGAGCTGCGTAGAATTTCCAATGGCAATAGTTACATAAGCTCCGGCATTCACCGTAGGTTGTGTTCCAACACTAACCGCATTTACCATCGTAAGGGTATCACTTCCGAATGCATTTGTTACAATGAGCGTGACATTATAATTTCCCGGTGTGTTGTAACAAATTCCGGTTGGATTCTGCACAGTGGAAGAAGCAGGTGTTGCACCGGGAAAACTCCAGTTCCAGCTCGTAGGTGTTCCGGCAGAATTATCCGTGAAATTAATGCACGTTCCTTCGCAGATATTCGCATTGCTGATCGTGAGCGCTGCAGTAGGAACACTGCACGTGTTCACCGTGATCGTAACAAAATCTGTTCCTGTGCATCCGTTCGCGTCCGTCACCGTGAGCGTGTAGGTAGTCGTGCTCGCGGGCGTGACGAAAAAATTTGCTGTGCTGCCATTACCCGGTTGCCAGTTATAAGAAGTTCCACCGGAACCAATGAGTGTTGTTGATTGACCCGTACAAATTGTAGCATTAGTTCCTGCATTTGCTGTCGGTGCAGGATTCACAACGATGTAACCTGTTTTTGTCAATGATCCGTTTCCGTTTGAATTCGTAGCGATAAGTGTAACAGCAAAAGTTCCGGGCGAGTTGTAACAGATGCTGGTTGGATTCTGCGCAGTGGAAGTTGCAGTTACCGCACCGCTGAATGTCCAGCTCCACGAAGTTGGTGTGTTGGTACTTTGGTCCGTGAAATTGATGCAATCGCCAACGCAAATGGAAGAATCGCTCGCAATAAAATTTACCTGCGGAACATTGCACGGCTGAACTGTTACTGTAACAGTAGCGGTGTTTGAACATCCTGCTGCACTTGTTCCCGTTACAGTATAAGTTGTAGTTGCTGCAGGAGAAACATTCACGGGTGATCCTGGAATTGCTCCCGGGTTCCACAAATAAGTTGATCCGCCTCCACCGGTAAGTGTTGATTGTTGCCCCACACAAATTGTAGAAGGAAATGCACTTGCAGTAATTGTAGGAAGTCCGTTCACCGTGATGACCTGCGTAGTAGAATTACTTCCATTCGAATTTGTTGCTGTGAGTGTAACAGTATAAGTTCCTGCAGCCGCCCATGTAATTCCGGAAGGATTCTGCAAAGTAGAAGAAGGCGGAGTTCCCGAAGGAAAAGTCCACGCCCAACTTGTTGGAGCGCCGGTAGAATTGTCCGTAAAATTCACAGCTTGTCCCACGCAAACGTTGGTTGAACTTGCAGTGAAAGCAGCAACAGGAGGACCCGCAGCGGCAGCAGATAAAGTAATATCATCAGCGGCGAAAGAAGGATCATTACCTGCTCCATCATCATTATTTACCCAGCGAAAACCAATTTTTACATTCGCATTATTATTTGCCGAAGCAGGAAGCGCAACTGAAAACGCAGTCCATTTTCCCTGGCCCGCACACCCTGCATTATTCGTCGCAGTTGGCACTGCAATCTGAGCCCAGCTTACTCCATCAAAATACCACACCGTTGCTTCATCTGTCGGAATCTGTCCGCTTTCCATATAAGCAAATGCCATCGTAATATTATTTTGCCCTGTGCAATTTATAGTTGGAGACTCGGCTCGCTTATCGGTAATAGCTGCACCGGCGGATGGCCCAACATAATAAGCTGCTCCACAATCACCGGTTGCGCAAGGAAATCCCACGGGAGCGCTGCCCACGTGAAGTGTCCGGTTCGTTAAT
It encodes the following:
- the lon gene encoding endopeptidase La gives rise to the protein MNNRIFFEDIHMNNLADDETEFIPLMSPEDEEQMNSETLPEEIAILPLRNTVLFPGVVIPITVGRDKSIRLIKDAYKGNKTIGVVAQKNDAVEDPGIEDLNKVGTVAFIIKMLRMPDGNTTVIMQGKRRFVIGEAIQTAPYLKAKITPLIELLPKKNDSEFSAIIGSVKDTASRIIRLNPHIPQEANVALKNIESTSFLINFISSNLNATVKEKQEVLEMADLKRCATQVLTLLTKEMQMLELKNQIQSKVKVDIDKQQREYFLQQQMKTIQEELGGSPMEQELKEIHERAKNKKWSKEVGDVFQKELSKLERMNPNAAEHSVQMNYLELLLDIPWNEYTQDSFDLRKAQQILDRDHFGMEKVKERILEHLAVLKLKGNMKAPILCLYGPPGVGKTSLGKSIAEALGRKYVRMSLGGLKDESEIRGHRKTYIGALPGRIMQNIKKAASANPVFVLDELDKVGNDWHGDPSSALLEVLDPEQNHTFYDNYIELDFDLSKVMFIATANSLSTIQPALRDRLEIIEVPGYTTEEKLEIARHHLIPKQLEEHGVKKSQIAFSNSILEYIIENYTRESGVRAMEKQIGKMVRYAAKNIAMENSYKNKPAIDDLQKILGPAHEKDRYQGNDVAGVVTGLAWTPVGGDILFIETSLSKGKGKFTLTGNLGEVMKESAVIALEYLRAHGELFGIDTELFDHWNVHIHVPEGATPKDGPSAGIAMLTAIASAFTQRKVKKNLAMTGEITLRGRVLAVGGIREKILAAKRAGIKEVILCEENRKDVEEIKAEYLKGLSVHYVERMIEVLQYALLKEKVKNPLDLKLPPARTSRSDGEEKESNLKSVE
- a CDS encoding PKD domain-containing protein; its protein translation is MFLSACFGKTSAQVFWTEDFATGCNQNQNVASYTGVNGAWTMSLPSANGTSANDWFISATEAGMGIGNCGDGCLNNAALTNRTLHVGSAPVGFPCATGDCGAAYYVGPSAGAAITDKRAESPTINCTGQNNITMAFAYMESGQIPTDEATVWYFDGVSWAQIAVPTATNNAGCAGQGKWTAFSVALPASANNNANVKIGFRWVNNDDGAGNDPSFAADDITLSAAAAGPPVAAFTASSTNVCVGQAVNFTDNSTGAPTSWAWTFPSGTPPSSTLQNPSGITWAAAGTYTVTLTATNSNGSNSTTQVITVNGLPTITASAFPSTICVGQQSTLTGGGGSTYLWNPGAIPGSPVNVSPAATTTYTVTGTSAAGCSNTATVTVTVQPCNVPQVNFIASDSSICVGDCINFTDQSTNTPTSWSWTFSGAVTATSTAQNPTSICYNSPGTFAVTLIATNSNGNGSLTKTGYIVVNPAPTANAGTNATICTGQSTTLIGSGGTSYNWQPGNGSTANFFVTPASTTTYTLTVTDANGCTGTDFVTITVNTCSVPTAALTISNANICEGTCINFTDNSAGTPTSWNWSFPGATPASSTVQNPTGICYNTPGNYNVTLIVTNAFGSDTLTMVNAVSVGTQPTVNAGAYVTIAIGNSTQLSATGGAGSYSWSPPTGLSDANIPNPVASPTVTTTYTVTFTDANGCTATDTVTVNVEVAYAIFIPTAFSPNGDGSNDVLYVRGAGIKLLDFVVYDRFGEKVFESMKIDDGWDGSFRGEPMNSGIYVYYVKADFYNNTSQVLKGDVSLVR
- the porQ gene encoding type IX secretion system protein PorQ; protein product: MLRKYYFFLFTFFLATNSFAQIGGSYAFASLDLPMSARAAALGGRAVAINDNDINLATWNPSLLNSSMSGQMALSFTDYISDIKYGYAAFAYHVDKVGTFGLNATRIDYGNFHETDNTGAQIGEFKAGEYGINAMYSRQIDSIFTIGGNLRFIQSNLYLWKANGLSVDLAAMAKIPHTSFTASVLMRNAGVMMNAYTGWNKEKLPFEMEAGIAFKPKHMPFRFNFSFVNLQKWDLTYIDPNNPPQLVDPLTGDSIKTSKFRSFNDKVGRHLVVGGELLIGKVVTLRFGYNYNRRKELLVDTRHGAAGFTFGCGIHVYKFNFSYAHAIYHLAGPTNTFTLTMNLTDFYHK
- a CDS encoding glucose-1-phosphate thymidylyltransferase, with translation MKIILFDDDFRSHLQPLSTTRPVADFRVGIFTIREKWEKWLQAGSSTSTADHLEKFQWKFSPDPSLQNIWINSRVLPSPELVVEILALKQKEAIVKGETVIALNNGNSTDRIRIAAKDHLDENVSVRRTDSPCIIIHRLHDIFSHNGKAILQDIELMRGMHSEKISSTNRVIGTHAVLAGKNVNAECCIFNTTNGPIFIGENAEIMEGSLLRGPLAIGNNVVIKMGTRIYGDTTIGNSCKVGGEISNSVFFGNSNKAHEGFIGNSVIGEWCNLGADTNCSNLKNNYGNISVYNYAISGLEDTGMQFHGLIMGDHSRCGINTMFNTGTVVGVCSNVFGGGFPQKFIPDFSWGGMEGFTDYEPEKSFESIARMRARRKMELTAGEKEMLREVFRSTASLRKKQH
- a CDS encoding T9SS type A sorting domain-containing protein: MKKIYLLFLGVALPFFISAQCFTQIQFTNILCNGMCTGSATAFPVGTSPYTYLWSPGGMTTQNVTGLCAGGYTVTVVDAVGCTSTASCTITQPPVLSVFATTMPASCSSCCDGTGAATASGGTPPYTYMWSPSGGTGPNATGLCVGNYTVCVTDANGCTACQMVTVAFTAGMNVNNAVTNFDLFPDPAENNFTATAEFSSPTESLIVITDQLGQTVMTRNISSSAELKENIDVSGLAGGIYFVTLKTENGTSINKLIKN
- a CDS encoding type B 50S ribosomal protein L31; translated protein: MKEGIHPENYRFVVFKDMSNDYTFLTRSTAETKDTIVWEDGKEYPVVKLEISNTSHPFYTGKMKLVDTAGRIDKFRSRYEKKK
- a CDS encoding PorP/SprF family type IX secretion system membrane protein; the protein is MKKIFMFIAFSFSGGILFSQDLHYSMYTMAPLTLNPALCGNFTGDMRVINNYRTQWNTISKPYTTYSFGIDAPLPKKDKKKSSPDFFAVGFNVNVDKAGSTSLKNNLFNGIFSYNKSFDGTGASFFSFGFQIGAVQRSIMMNGQKWDTQWDNVNFVYDPTAPNGETLTPNDHYLFFDYGTGVAFTTVKNARFKMSTGLSVSHLSKPEIDFIGSKDKLYMKFAAHWNAEIALGENSNAWLIPSLLFVRQGPAMMINAGLGVKYQLTERSHYTNYQSAKFLSIGGMYRLGDAASGYIRLDIGPVGAAFNYDMNVSQLTVASRGIGALEFMLIYTGIYHDVNTRDASRSFF